The Drechmeria coniospora strain ARSEF 6962 chromosome 02, whole genome shotgun sequence genome has a segment encoding these proteins:
- a CDS encoding RYP2-like protein, whose protein sequence is MSSHSGRRPHMINASSQAPRIPSPMSSSAIKIEPRAQAGFEAMSLPYNNEWAPDHRHRQYQYHHPPHGSHHPHPADPSQPGPSPGPRLPSPGSLITGAPIALPPQPPSPSPSTPQLQHRPSASASPHGARRPSFPPQNANAAFAGQGRDVASQHGGHTPSHGLQGAYIPPPAAAGAGFSGPHDARLFQGRPPTTSPRPDVRTPSRRDRTASRTDLPSLDERPGRPQTSSSSSSAPPPPPPPNQGQQPHPPPKAPASSRQPADWSPIPGMPNLVGAGRAQALSDIKFRLTLRQQPKAARACGFGDRDRRVIDPPPIVQLIVESPHMTEEEIRSYLRFESYVMNCSICDETGTRDASFMPEEYQHQRRLMGSLVGTPFVGQDEHGEEGCFFCFSDLSCRTPGSFRLKFTLIMIDPLRAGVIRHFPMLTEITSDVFHVYSAKEFPGMVASSSLAKKLKEQGCIISIKKGNERAKNARSQDDVSDMDDDDGETTQGQRKRRILGD, encoded by the coding sequence ATGTCTTCCCATTCAGGGCGCCGTCCGCACATGATAAATGCCAGCAGCCAAGCGCCCAGGATCCCATCTCCCATGTCTTCCTCGGCCATCAAGATCGAGCCTCGTGCGCAGGCGGGCTTCGAGGCCATGTCACTTCCCTACAACAACGAATGGGCCCCCGaccaccgccaccgccagTACCAGTACCACCATCCTCCGCACGGCTCGCACCACCCTCATCCCGCCGACCCGAGCCAGCCTGGCCCCTCCCCTGGCCCTCGACTGCCTTCTCCGGGGAGCCTCATCACCGGCGCCCCCATCGCCCTGCCTCCTCAAcccccctcgccgtcgccgtcgacgcctcaGCTTCAGCATCGACCGAGCGCCAGCGCCTCGCCTCACGGAGCCCGTCGTCCCTCCTTTCCACCCCAGAACGCCAACGCTGCCTTTGCCGGTCAAGGCCGGGACGTGGCATCCCAGCACGGCGGCCACACCCCCTCGCACGGCCTCCAAGGGGCCTACATCCCcccgcctgccgccgccggcgctggaTTCAGCGGCCCCCACGACGCACGCTTGTTTCAAGGACGGCCACCAACGACGTCACCACGTCCCGACGTCCGGACGCCGTCACGCCGAGATAGGACCGCTTCCAGAACCGACCTGCCGTCGCTGGACGAACGACCTGGCCGGCCGCAgacatcatcatcatcgtcatccgctccccctccgccgccgccgccgaaccAAGGGCAGCAGCCGCATCCGCCCCCGAAAGCGCCCGCCAGCAGTCGACAGCCGGCCGATTGGTCGCCCATACCGGGAATGCcgaacctcgtcggcgccggccgggcGCAAGCCCTGAGCGACATCAAGTTTCGCTTGACGCTGCGGCAACAGCCGAAGGCGGCGCGTGCCTGCGGCTTCGGCGACAGGGACAGGCGCGTCATCGACCCGCCTCCCATCGTCCAGCTCATCGTCGAAAGCCCGCAcatgacggaggaggagatccGGTCGTACCTGCGCTTCGAGAGCTACGTCATGAACTGCTCCATATGCGACGAGACGGGAACGCGCGACGCGTCCTTCATGCCGGAAGAGTACCAGCACCAGCGCCGGCTCATGGgctccctcgtcggcacccccttcgtcggccaggacgagcacggcgaggagggatGCTTCTTCTGCTTCTCGGACCTGTCGTGCCGCACGCCCGGTTCCTTCCGTCTCAAGTTTACCCTCATCATGATCGATCCTTTGCGGGCGGGCGTCATCCGTCACTTTCCCATGCTCACCGAGATTACGAGCGACGTCTTTCACGTCTACAGCGCCAAGGAGTTTCCGGGCATGGTtgccagcagcagcttggCCAAGAAGCTCAAGGAGCAAGGCTGCATCATCTCCATCAAGAAGGGCAACGAAAGGGCCAAGAACGCTCGGAGCCAAGACGACGTCTccgacatggacgacgacgacggggaaaCGACGCAGGGCCAGCGGAAACGACGCATACTGGGGGACTGA
- a CDS encoding NOL1/NOP2/sun domain protein, with translation MSLYHEAADILTSSPSQGGSLKSRIFKNSKFRSPPNQLYALVLETSKWSPVLTEVIQGADLLKLERKLTPALSLLLVHDLLLAKGGIALPKAHGLRVCIEKYKGRLSSELTRARLRRKSPSLRALKLEMNKAAAGEEANYPRWVRINGLRSSVEEQLETTFAGYSRASRIQDVVTKADRHLYMDPHVPNLVAVTRGFDLTATEAYTSGKIILQDKASCFPAYLLDPGPDDGDVIDACAAPGNKTTHLASILRGHGAASASRPQTIYAFEKDGKRAETLDKMVTLAGSKSMTQIGAGEDFLNADPHSDRFKNVGALLLDPSCSGSGIVGRDSMPELHLPAPNPKASHRHTVTAAGAGAEDSELRVVRDDDGIETVMSSDAVLEKRLVTLSEFQVSLLLHAFEFPAARKITYSTCSVHAVENEQVVMAVLRSEVAMKRGWRVLRRERQVDGMKNWPVRGLLDACGGDKAIADGCIRSYKDDGLGVMGFFVAPFVRDDALAVAAGEGRRREEMPMELNGGGVQGIQDDDDDDDDDDHEDDDEWKGFSD, from the exons ATGTCCCTTTACCATGAAGCGGCGGACATCTTgacgtcgtcaccatcacaGGGTGGGAGTCTCAAGTCTCGGATATTCAAAAATAGCAAGTTCCGATCGCCACCGAACCAGCTGTACGCTTTGGTGCTGGAGACGAGCAAATGGAGCCCTGTCCTCACGGAAGTCATCCAAGGTGCCGACCTGCTCAAGCTCGAGCGCAAG CTTACGCCGGCTCtgtcgctgctgctggtgcacGACCTGCTCCTCGCCAAGGGCGGCATCGCCCTGCCCAAGGCGCATGGGCTGCGCGTGTGCATTGAAAAGTACAAAGGTCGCCTGTCGTCGGAGCTCACGCGGGCGAGGCTGCGGCGCAAGTCTCCGTCGCTGCGCGCTCTGAAGCTCGAGATGAACAAGgcagccgccggcgaggaggccaacTACCCGCGATGGGTGCGCATCAACGGACTCAGGAgcagcgtcgaggagcagctcgagaCGACCTTTGCCGGCTACTCACGAGCGTCGCGAATCCAGGACGTCGTGACCAAGGCCGACAGGCATCTCTACATGGACCCGCACGTCCccaacctcgtcgccgtcacgcGGGGGTTCGACCTGACGGCCACGGAAGCCTACACGTCGGGCAAGATTATTCTGCAGGACAAGGCCTCGTGCTTCCCGGCCTACCTGCTCGATCCGGGCccggacgatggcgacgtgATTGACGCGTGCGCCGCTCCGGGCAACAAGACGACGCACCTGGCGTCCATCCTGCGAGGCCACGgtgcggcatcggcatcgcggCCGCAGACAATCTATGCGTTTGAAAAAGACGGCAAGAGAGCCGAGACGCTGGACAAGATGGTTACCCTTGCCGGCTCCAAGTCGATGACGCAGATCGGCGCGGGAGAAGACTTTCTGAACGCCGACCCGCACTCGGACAGGTTCAAGAATGTGGGCGCCCTGCTCCTCGACCCAAGCTGCTCGGGAAGCGGCATCGTGGGCAGGGACTCGATGCCGGAGCTGCATCTTCCGGCACCGAACCCGAAGGCTTCCCACCGTCACACGgtgacggccgccggcgcaggTGCCGAAGACTCGGAGCTACGCGTCGTccgggacgacgacggaatcGAGACGGTCATGAGCTCGGATGCGGTGCTGGAGAAGCGACTCGTGACGTTGAGCGAATTCCAGGTCAGCCTCTTGCTGCACGCGTTCGAGTTCCCCGCGGCGAGAAAAATCACGTACTCGACGTGCTCGGTCCACGCGGTGGAGAATGAGCAGGTTGTCATGGCCGTGCTGCGGTCCGAGGTGGCCATGAAAAGGGGATGGCGCGTGTTGCGAAGAGAGAGGCAAGTAGACGGCATGAAGAATTGGCCAGTGCGAGGCCTCTTGGATGCCTGCGGGGGGGACAAAGCCATCGCAGACGGGTGCATCCGATCCTACAAGGACGACGGACTGGGCGTCATGGGCTTCTTCGTCGCGCCCTTTGTCCGGGACGACGCCTTGGCAGTCGCGGCGGGAGAAGGGCGGAGAAGGGAAGAGATGCCTATGGAACTGAATGGCGGAGGAGTGCAAGGAAtacaagacgacgacgacgacgacgacgacgacgaccatgaggacgacgacgagtggAAGGGATTCTCGGATTAG
- a CDS encoding WSC domain protein, which yields MDGTGLDWTWMDAVLIFVSRGHDAHASNTSTHARHPPRPGPLVRWPFCGVPRCEHARVPYITSPAVVSTLLFICHRLHSFSLPSSLPFSACRRECRCQSFPSPVADSTRRLVTPYPASWSAIETFLHLPVSPPPPRPPPKVLPILSSDRGRKGRKKAVASRTPLISATMKLAHAATLLLAGAASAAKDRRTFAVLRFNNKQLTKGRMDPIVNPGQVSPHVHSVLGGSGFALGSTGGDLVRSNCSTAMIKGDNSNYWFPSLYFKDPKTGRFEDVDIFYANAYYFFEPTNDDIKAFPLGLAMVSGDVNSRTPPAGGAQANLTVNPVRWTCPRLNNNFEPPSWPAGSDGKMAGMGDPINKGEGVGFPSMECDGFASPLRADIHFPSCYDPEAGLTAYKKNTVFPSEAGGGKMDCPKGHVHLPHLFLEVYWNTPAFKDRWQAGTGKQPFVLSNGDATGYSLHGDFMAGWDEKLLQHIIDTCDVGTAGMDKCPGLFHGLNKDEGCTTKPATDEKVDGVLDALPGKNPLTGWAYGGGDIQPPLDEAGTQPKVSSTAGRREGGRNSPAASSTHHDADNQVALPAKMAASPSQPLSSHVEAASSGTTPCRDEVVIAWKTETVEQDMPEATMEPAKGRRHMMNHIKRHRLGNPQ from the coding sequence ATGGACGGCACTGGGCTGGACTGgacatggatggatgccgTGCTCATCTTCGTCTCCCGTGGTCACGATGCGCATGCGTCCAACACCAGTACGCACGCACGCCACCCCCCCCGTCCAGGGCCTCTTGTTCGTTGGCCCTTCTGTGGTGTGCCCAGGTGTGAGCACGCGCGAGTGCCTTATATCACGTCgcctgccgtcgtctcgacCCTCCTCTTCATTTGTCACCGCCTGCACAGCTTCAGCCTTCCTTCATCGCTACCCTTCTCTGCCTGCCGTCGCGAGTGCCGCTGCCAGTCCTTTCCTTCACCTGTTGCCGATTCAACGAGGCGTCTGGTCACGCCCTACCCTGCCAGCTGGTCCGCCATCGAAACGTTTCTTCATCTTCCCGTCTCTCCCCCGCCCCCCCGACCACCGCCGAAAGTGCTGCCCATTCTCTCATCCGATCGTGGCCGGAAGGGACGAAAGAAAGCTGTCGCTTCTCGTACGCCGCTGATTTCCGCCACCATGAAGTTGGCTCACGCCGccaccctcctcctcgccggcgccgcctcggctGCCAAGGACCGCCGTACCTTTGCCGTCCTCCGCTTCAACAACAAGCAGCTCACCAAGGGCCGGATGGACCCCATCGTCAACCCCGGCCAAGTCTCTCCCCACGTCCACAGCGTCCTGGGCGGTAGCGGTTTCGCCCTCGGCTCGACCGGCGGGGACCTTGTCAGGTCGAACTGCAGCACCGCCATGATCAAGGGCGACAACAGCAACTACTGGTTCCCCTCCCTCTACTTCAAGGACCCCAAGACGGGCCGGTTCGAGGATGTCGACATCTTCTACGCCAACGCCTACTACTTCTTCGAGCCCACCAACGACGACATCAAAGCCTTtccgctcggcctcgccatggTCAGCGGCGACGTCAACTCTCGCACGCCACCGGCCGGAGGTGCCCAGGCCAACCTCACCGTCAACCCTGTCAGGTGGACATGTCCCCGTCTGAACAACAACTTCGAAccgccgtcctggccggccGGTTCGGACGGCAAGATGGCCGGCATGGGCGACCCCATAAACAAAGGAGAGGGCGTCGGCTTCCCCAGCATGGAATGCGACGGTTTCGCCTCCCCCCTCCGTGCCGACATCCACTTTCCCTCCTGCTACGACCCGGAGGCCGGCTTGACGGCGTACAAGAAGAATACCGTCTTCCCGTCCGAGGCGGGTGGCGGCAAGATGGACTGCCCCAAGGGCCACGTGCATCTTCCCCACCTCTTCCTCGAGGTCTACTGGAACACGCCCGCTTTCAAGGACCGCTGGCAGGCCGGAACGGGTAAGCAGCCGTTCGTCCTCTCCAACGGCGACGCGACCGGCTACAGTCTCCATGGCGACTTCATGGCCGGCTGGGACGAGAAGCTGCTGCAGCACATCATCGACACTTGCGACGTCGGCACCGCAGGCATGGACAAGTGCCCCGGTTTGTTTCATGGCCTGAACAAGGACGAAGGCTGCACCACGAAGCCGGCGACCGACGAAAaggtcgatggcgtcctGGATGCCCTGCCGGGGAAAAACCCCCTTACCGGTTGGGCCTATGGCGGGGGCGATATTCAGCCTCCTTTGGATGAAGCCGGCACGCAGCCAAAGGTGAGCAGCACGGCTGGCCGGAGGGAGGGAGGTCGAAactcgccggccgcctcaTCGACGCACCATGACGCCGACAACCAGGTCGCATTGCCCGCCAAGATGGCGGCATCTCCTTCGCAGCCGCTGTCATCCCACGTGGAAGCTGCGTCGTCCGGAACTACACCGTGCAGGGATGAGGTTGTCATCGCCTGGAAGACGGAGACGGTGGAGCAGGACATGCCCGAGGCAACGATGGAGCCCGCCAAGGGTCGTCGACACATGATGAACCACATCAAACGCCACCGCCTCGGGAACCCGCAGTGA
- a CDS encoding Major facilitator superfamily domain, general substrate transporter — protein sequence MTAASSSASSWSKATDRDVESQQPTSTRTSHWSVLLDQAGVDDRVLQHTYFGNGTLESPYLVDFLPDDARNPTTFSRRMKWSITIIAALSTLAVSFASSAYSGGVVEIMRDFHVSTEVVILGVSMFVLGFAVGPLIWAPLSELYGRQHLFFFTYLALTAFNAAAAAAPSMPALIVLRFFAGAFGSSPLTNAGGVIADMFSANERGIATSIFAMAPFLGPALGPIAGGFLGEAKGWRWVEGLMAIFTGVLWIVNSLVYPETYAPVLLRKRAAALSEKTGKVYISKLDANHEPKSVGSQFRIGLSRPWILLFREPIVLLTSIYMAIIYGTLYLCFAAFPIVFQQGRGWKPGVGGLAFMGIAVGMMLTTIGTIFDNRRYQRVAAKAGGMAPPEARLPPAILGSILIPVGLFWFAWTNGREIHWIVPIVGSAFFASGIVLVFLSLMNYLIDSYVIFAASVLAANSVLRSLFGAAFPLFTTYMYRDLGIHWASSIPAFLALACVPFPFLFYRYGAAIRMKCKFATEAAQVLAVMRAKHVEITEDEAIVEADEAEMERRHSRAMTMTRSKTRESA from the exons atgacggccgcctcctcgtcggcatcgtcttGGTCCAAGGCCACGGACCGCGATGTCGAGTCGCAGCAACCGACGTCAACCAGGACGTCGCATTGGAGTGTGCTGCTGGATCAAGCAGGCGTCGATGACCGAGTCCTTCAGCACACCTACTTCGGCAATGGCACCCTCGAATCGCCCTATCTCGTCGACTTCCTGCCCGACGATGCCCGCAACCCGACGACGTTCTCGAGACGCATGAAATGgtccatcaccatcatcgccgccctgTCGACCCTCGCCGTTTCCTTTGCGAGCTCCGCCTACTCGGGTGGCGTTGTCGAGATCATGCGCGACTTTCACGTCTCCACCGaggtcgtcatcctcggcgtctCCATGTTCGTCCTCGGATTTGCCGTCGGGCCCCTCATCTGGGCTCCCCTGTCGGAGCTCTACGGCCGCCAGCacctcttcttcttcaccTATCTGGCCCTGACGGCCTtcaacgccgccgctgccgccgccccgaGCATGCCTGCCCTCATCGTACTccgcttcttcgccggcgccttcggATCGTCACCTCTGACCAACGCCGGCGGTGTCATCGCCGACATGTTCTCGGCCAACGAGCGAGGCATCGCTACGAGCATCTTCGCCATGGCACCCTTCCTCGGCCCGGCTCTCG GCCCCATCGCAggcggcttcctcggcgaggccaagggtTGGCGCTGGGTCGAGGGTCTCATGGCCATCTTCACCGGCGTCCTCTGGATCGTCAACTCTCTCGTCTACCCCGAAACCTACGCGCCCGTCCTTCTCCGGAAgcgtgccgccgccctgtCGGAGAAGACGGGCAAGGTGTACATCTCAAAGCTCGACGCCAACCACGAACCGAAGAGCGTCGGCAGCCAGTTCCGCATCGGCCTGTCCCGCCCGTGGATCCTCCTCTTCCGGGAGCCCATCGTGCTCCTGACGTCCATCTACATGGCCATCATCTACGGCACCCTTTACCTCTGCTTCGCCGCCTTCCCCATCGTTTTCCAGCAGGGTAGGGGGTGGAAGCCCGGAGTCGGAGGCCTCGCCTTCAtgggcatcgccgtcggcatgatGCTCACCACCATCGGCACCATCTTCGACAACAGGCGCTATCAGAGAgtcgcggccaaggccggcggcatGGCGCCCCCCGAGGCCCGGCTCCCCCCCGCCATCCTCGGATCCATCCTGATTCCCGTCGGCCTGTTCTGGTTTGcctggaccaacggccgggaaATCCACTGGATCGTTCCCATCGTCGGTTCCGCCTTCTTCGCTtccggcatcgtcctcgtctttCTGTCGTTGATGAATTATCTCATCGACTCTT ATGTCAtcttcgccgcctccgtcctcgccgccaactCGGTGCTGCGCTCTctcttcggcgccgccttcCCGCTCTTCaccacgtacatgtacagagacCTGGGCATCCACTGGGCGAGCTCTATCCCGGCCTTTCTCGCCCTCGCGTGCGTGCCGTTCCCCTTCCTCTTCTACAGGTACGGCGCCGCCATTCGCATGAAGTGCAAGTTCGCCACCGAGGCCGCCCAGGTGCTCGCGGTCATGCGTGCCAAGCACGTCGAAATCACCGAAgacgaggccatcgtcgaggccgacgaggcggagatGGAGAGGCGTCACAGCAGAGCAATGACCATGACGCGGTCGAAGACGCGAGAGTCCGCCTGA